A genomic region of Raphanus sativus cultivar WK10039 chromosome 6, ASM80110v3, whole genome shotgun sequence contains the following coding sequences:
- the LOC108812613 gene encoding kinesin-like protein KIN-14R: MEDVQIDTVDPNVTSSSDSPPEIPNPQFVSDDTTEKPKMIGGHTPMDERDDSMLCDPNSRLLLSGLSKANHSGDDDDTIMFINAGGVDSKEMKIVKDSYFEGGGVLRTDECIVEAGDFPFIYQSARVGNFSYGISNLPPGEYFVDLHFAEIVNTNGPKGIRVFNVYVQDDKVLSEFDIFSVVGANRPLLLVDLRVVVVDDGLLKVRFEGINGSPVVCGICLRKAPLVSVVRTSQDYIKCQNCATEIEISPARKRLMRAKAHEKYEKKIEELSERYQHKSNECHEAWMSLTSANEQLEKVMMELDNKMFEARSLDQTVETQADCLNSITSKYENDKRHWTTAIATLQEKIEIMKREQSQLSQEAHECVGSIPELYKMVDGVQALVSQCEDLKQKYSEEQAKRKELYNHIQETKGNIRVFCRCRPLNKEETSTRCATAVDFDGAKDGELGVVTGNNSKKSFKFDRVYTPKDGQVDVFADASPMVVSVLDGYNVCIFAYGQTGTGKTFTMEGTPQNRGVNYRTVEQLFEIANERRETISYNISVSVLEVYNEQIRDLLATSPASKKLEIKQSFDGSHHVPGLVEAKVENINEVWNVLQAGSNARAVGSNNVNEHSSRSHCMLSIVVKAKNLMNGDCTKSTLWLVDLAGSERLAKTDVQGERLKEAQNINRSLSALGDVIYALATKSSHIPYRNSKLTHLLQDSLGGDSKTLMFVQISPSEHDVSETLSSLNFATRVRGVELGPARKQVDTGELQKMKAMVEKARHENRSKEELIKKLEENIQNLEGKNKGRDHSYRSLQEKNKDLESQLESLHNQSEKQNSQLLEKLRSRDETCTNLQQKVKELECKLRERHQSDSAAYQQKVKDLENKLKESEGSSLVLQQKVKDYENKLKDSESNSLVWQQKIKELERKQKEEQTQEAVLLRQKIKELEVRLKEQELHVQQMAATREFPDVASATPNEVKTCFKEDNFGNENAESNNNNILRTSNRLKASAARRNDSLNPNEVTRKKRVSRSGETDNNGGDEPQMKEKRIRKSDPPKVVARLTRPTRPVSSSNQVPVAQKRVVSREQQAVAGKERDPKKKMWNR, translated from the exons ATGGAGGATGTTCAGATCGACACTGTGGACCCAAACGTGACCTCCTCATCTGATTCACCACCGGAGATTCCTAATCCCCAATTCGTTAGCGACGACACAACAGAGAAACCAAAGATGATCGGAGGACATACACCCATGGACGAGCGCGACGATTCCATGCTCTGCGATCCCAACTCAAGACTCCTTCTCAGCGGTCTCTCGAAAGCTAATCACTCAG gagatgatgatgatacgaTTATGTTCATAAATGCTGGAGGAGTTGATTCGAAGGAGATGAAAATCGTTAAAGACAGTTATTTCGAAGGAGGAGGTGTGCTGAGAACAGACGAGTGTATAGTGGAAGCAGGAGACTTCCCTTTCATCTACCAGTCAGCTCGTGTAGGCAACTTCAGCTACGGGATCAGCAATCTCCCCCCTGGAGAGTACTTTGTGGATCTCCATTTCGCTGAGATTGTTAATACCAATGGACCTAAAGGGATTCGAGTCTTCAATGTCTATGTTCAAGATGACAAG gtcTTATCTGAATTCGATATCTTCTCGGTGGTTGGCGCAAACAGGCCACTTCTGTTGGTTGACTTGAGGGTCGTTGTGGTGGATGATGGCTTGTTGAAGGTTAGGTTCGAAGGGATTAATGGAAGTCCGGTGGTTTGTGGGATTTGTCTCAGGAAAGCACCTCTGGTTTCAG TTGTAAGGACATCGCAAGATTATATTAAGTGTCAGAACTGTGCTACCGAAATAGAGATTTCTCCTGCTCGG AAGAGGCTTATGCGAGCAAAAGCTCATGAGAAGtatgagaagaagattgaagagCTTTCTGAGAGGTACCAACATAAGTCAAATGAGTGCCACGAAGCATGGATGTCACTGACCTCTGCCAATGAGCAACTCGAGAAAGTGATGATGGAACTCGACAATAAGATGTTTGAGGCACGCTCTCTAG ACCAAACTGTGGAGACGCAAGCAGATTGTTTGAACAGTATCACTAGCAAGTATGAGAATGACAAGAGACATTGGACCACTGCAATTGCTACTCTACAGGAGAAAATAGAG ATAATGAAAAGGGAACAATCTCAGCTATCCCAGGAAGCACACGAATGTGTGGGATCAATTCCTGAATTGTACAAAATGGTTGATGGAGTTCAGGCACTTG TTTCACAGTGTGAGGATCTCAAGCAAAAGTACAGCGAAGAGCAAGCAAAGCGAAAGGAGCTATATAACCATATACAAGAGACTAAAG GCAATATTAGGGTCTTTTGTCGTTGCCGCCCTTTGAATAAAGAGGAAACATCAACGAGGTGTGCCACAGCTGTTGACTTTGATGGAGCAAAAGATGGAGAGCTTGGTGTTGTTACAGGAAATAATTCCAAGAAGAGTTTCAAGTTTGACAGAGTTTATACACCAAAAGATGGTCAAG TTGATGTCTTTGCAGATGCTTCTCCTATGGTTGTTTCAGTGCTAGACGGCTACAATGTGTGTATCTTTGCATACGGGCAAACAGGAACAGGAAAGACGTTTACAATGGAAGGTACCCCACAGAACAGGGGTGTCAACTATAGAACCGTTGAGCAGTTATTTGAAATTGCTAACGAAAGGAGGGAGAcaatttcatataatatttctGTTAGTGTCCTTGAGGTCTACAACGAACAGATAAGAGACTTATTGGCAACATCACCTGCCTCAAAGAA GTTGGAGATCAAACAATCATTTGACGGATCCCATCATGTTCCTGGGTTAGTTGAAGCAAAAgtggaaaatataaatgaagTGTGGAATGTGCTTCAAGCTGGGAGCAATGCAAGAGCTGTTGGATCCAACAATGTGAATGAACATAGTAGCCGTTCTCACTG CATGCTCTCTATAGTGGTGAAAGCGAAGAATCTGATGAATGGTGACTGCACAAAAAGCACGCTTTGGCTTGTTGATTTAGCAGGAAGTGAGAGGTTGGCAAAGACTGACGTGCAGGGTGAGCGTCTGAAGGAAGCACAAAACATTAATAGATCGCTATCAGCTCTTGGGGATGTGATTTATGCATTGGCTACAAAGAGCAGTCACATTCCATACAG AAACTCGAAATTAACTCACTTGCTTCAAGATTCACTGG GAGGTGACTCGAAGACGCTAATGTTTGTGCAAATCAGCCCTTCTGAGCACGATGTGAGTGAGACTTTAAGTTCACTAAACTTTGCAACTCGTGTTAGAGGGGTTGAGTTGGGTCCTGCGAGGAAGCAAGTTGATACCGGTGAGCTTCAGAAGATGAAAGCAATG GTGGAGAAAGCAAGGCACGAAAACCGATCTAAAGAGGAATTGATAAAGAAACTGGAAGAAAACATACAGAACCTGGAAGGTAAGAATAAAGGAAGAGACCATTCATACAGAAGTCTCCAGGAAAAGAACAAAGACCTTGAAAGCCAGCTTGAGTCACTGCATAACCAATCGGAAAAGCAAAACTCACAGCTTCTAGAAAAACTAAGAAGCAGAGATGAGACTTGTACCAATCTCCAGCAGAAG GTCAAGGAGCTGGAGTGTAAGCTTCGGGAGAGACACCAATCAGACTCTGCAGCTTACCAACAGAAG GTTAAGGATCTTGAGAATAAGCTGAAAGAATCTGAAGGCAGCTCCCTGGTGTTGCAACAGAAGGTTAAGGATTACGAGAATAAGTTGAAAGATTCTGAAAGCAACTCTCTTGTGTGGCAACAGAAG ATTAAAGAGTTGGAGAGGAAACAAAAAGAAGAGCAAACTCAAGAAGCAGTTTTACTACGACAGAAG ATTAAAGAGCTTGAAGTGAGGCTAAAGGAGCAAGAGCTGCACGTGCAGCAAATGGCAGCAACGAGAGAGTTCCCTGATGTTGCGAGTGCTACTCCTAACGAAGTGAAAACTTGTTTCAAAGAAGACAACTTTGGCAATGAGAATGCGGaatccaacaacaacaacatcttgAGAACATCAAACCGGCTCAAGGCTAGTGCTGCTCGAAGAAACGATTCTCTGAATCCCAATGAGGTGACTAGAAAGAAGAGGGTCTCGAGAAGCGGTGAAACAGATAACAACGGTGGTGATGAACCTCAGATGAAGGAGAAACGGATCAGGAAGTCAGACCCACCAAAAGTTGTTGCTAGATTAACCAGACCAACAAGACCAGTCAGTTCGTCGAACCAAGTCCCTGTAGCTCAGAAGAGAGTTGTTAGCAGAGAACAACAAGCTGTTGCCGGGAAAGAGAGAGACCCCAAGAAGAAGATGTGGAATAGATAG